A genomic window from Algoriphagus sp. Y33 includes:
- a CDS encoding superoxide dismutase translates to MQQLEKSISRRTFMSNTTKASLAMGFVGTGILSSCSNDAKGDGKAILATGYSQTPLAYDYSALAPHIDAKTMEIHYTKHAASYASNLKAALEEEKVDTNKPLEDVLKNISKYSTAMRNNGGGHYNHELFWSIMSPDGGGKPEGDLATAIDSSFGSYDAFVTEFENAAKTRFGSGWAWLVIGEDKKLAVGSSANQDNPLMDISDFKGTPLVGLDVWEHAYYLNYQNKRPDYVSAFWNVLNWKTVAERFAAAST, encoded by the coding sequence ATGCAACAACTTGAAAAGTCTATATCTAGGAGAACTTTCATGTCCAATACCACGAAAGCCAGTCTCGCAATGGGTTTCGTGGGCACGGGTATTCTTTCTTCTTGCTCCAATGATGCCAAAGGAGACGGAAAAGCCATTTTAGCCACCGGTTATTCCCAAACCCCTTTGGCATACGACTATTCCGCATTGGCACCGCACATTGATGCCAAGACAATGGAAATTCATTATACTAAGCATGCTGCATCTTATGCTTCAAACCTGAAAGCAGCACTAGAAGAAGAAAAGGTAGATACTAACAAGCCGCTAGAAGATGTGCTGAAAAATATCTCCAAGTACTCTACAGCAATGAGAAATAACGGAGGAGGACATTATAACCACGAACTCTTCTGGAGCATCATGTCCCCAGATGGAGGTGGAAAGCCCGAAGGTGACCTAGCTACAGCGATTGATTCTTCTTTCGGTAGCTATGATGCATTTGTAACAGAATTTGAGAATGCCGCCAAAACCAGATTTGGATCAGGCTGGGCTTGGTTGGTAATAGGAGAGGATAAAAAACTTGCAGTGGGCTCTTCTGCGAACCAAGACAATCCTTTGATGGATATTTCTGATTTCAAAGGAACCCCGCTGGTGGGGCTTGATGTGTGGGAACATGCTTATTACTTAAACTATCAAAATAAACGCCCTGATTACGTTTCTGCATTTTGGAATGTATTGAACTGGAAGACAGTAGCTGAGCGGTTTGCTGCAGCTTCCACATAA